In Treponema denticola, one genomic interval encodes:
- the lysS gene encoding lysine--tRNA ligase — translation MSNEKKLLHWADQTAEKIIRERGDLDVYTCASGITPSGTVHVGNFREIISVDLVVRALRSRGKNVRFIYSWDDYDVFRKVPANMPKPEVLEKYLRYPITMVPDTFERDENYARHHEHDVEAVLPRVGIHPEYLYQAERYQKGMYAAGMKKALDNREELKDILNTYRDESHKITEEYWPVSVFCTACNKDTTKIESWDNDWTLKYSCECGHCEAVDLRKAKSVKLGWRVDWPMRWAFEKNVFEPAGKDHHSQGGSFDTASLVSDRIYNWPAPVSFRYDFIGLKGVPGKMASSKGKVVSLAEVLEVYQPEVARYLFAGTRPNTEFVISFDLDVIKIYEDYDKTERIAWKTEKAKNDETFEKEYRIYELSQIDGMPECISYQIPFRHLCNLLQINSGDIEAVIKGLPDVKPAQVDRLRTRAECAWNWITDGGAPEEFKFALRTDGSKAELSEPETKAVKMIRDSLLPKMDEMDEKTFSTALYDAAKECGLEPKQMFVAVYQALVSKDQGPRLAGFMKTIGKERLEKIFKDY, via the coding sequence ATGTCAAACGAAAAGAAATTATTACATTGGGCGGATCAGACTGCCGAAAAAATCATAAGAGAGAGGGGAGACCTCGATGTTTACACCTGCGCATCCGGTATTACGCCTTCGGGGACAGTTCATGTAGGAAATTTCCGCGAAATTATTTCCGTCGATTTGGTTGTGAGGGCTTTGCGCTCCCGCGGAAAAAACGTGCGCTTTATTTATTCTTGGGACGACTATGACGTATTCCGCAAGGTTCCCGCAAATATGCCCAAGCCCGAAGTTTTGGAAAAATACCTCCGCTATCCGATTACGATGGTTCCAGATACATTTGAGAGGGATGAAAACTATGCACGCCACCACGAGCATGATGTAGAAGCCGTATTGCCCCGCGTCGGAATTCATCCCGAATATCTTTATCAGGCCGAACGCTATCAAAAGGGGATGTATGCAGCCGGCATGAAAAAAGCCTTGGATAACAGGGAAGAGCTTAAAGACATTTTAAATACTTACCGGGATGAGTCTCATAAAATTACCGAAGAATACTGGCCCGTTTCCGTTTTTTGTACAGCCTGTAATAAAGACACAACAAAGATAGAATCATGGGACAATGACTGGACTCTTAAATATTCTTGCGAATGCGGACATTGTGAAGCCGTGGATCTGCGTAAGGCAAAATCTGTAAAGCTGGGCTGGAGGGTTGACTGGCCCATGCGCTGGGCTTTTGAGAAAAACGTTTTTGAGCCGGCCGGAAAGGATCATCACTCACAAGGAGGTTCCTTCGATACGGCAAGCTTGGTTTCCGACCGCATTTATAACTGGCCTGCTCCCGTAAGTTTCCGATATGATTTTATCGGTTTAAAGGGAGTGCCCGGAAAGATGGCCTCTTCTAAGGGAAAGGTTGTAAGCCTTGCAGAAGTACTCGAGGTTTATCAGCCCGAAGTTGCCCGTTATCTTTTTGCGGGTACAAGGCCCAACACCGAATTCGTTATCAGCTTTGACCTTGATGTAATTAAGATTTACGAGGACTATGACAAAACCGAGCGCATTGCGTGGAAGACCGAAAAGGCAAAAAACGATGAGACCTTCGAAAAAGAATATAGAATTTATGAGCTTTCTCAAATAGACGGAATGCCTGAGTGTATTTCCTATCAAATTCCTTTTAGGCATTTATGCAATCTTTTACAGATAAATTCGGGCGATATTGAAGCCGTAATAAAGGGGCTTCCCGATGTAAAGCCTGCCCAAGTTGATAGGCTGAGAACCCGTGCCGAATGTGCTTGGAACTGGATTACAGACGGGGGTGCTCCCGAAGAATTTAAGTTTGCTTTAAGAACTGACGGCTCAAAGGCTGAACTTTCCGAGCCGGAAACAAAGGCGGTTAAAATGATAAGGGATTCCCTTTTACCTAAAATGGACGAGATGGACGAAAAGACATTTTCGACAGCCCTTTACGATGCGGCAAAAGAATGCGGCTTGGAGCCCAAGCAAATGTTTGTTGCCGTTTATCAAGCCCTTGTTTCGAAGGATCAGGGCCCGCGCCTTGCAGGCTTTATGAAAACCATAGGCAAAGAAAGACTGGAGAAAATATTTAAAGATTATTAA
- a CDS encoding ABC transporter ATP-binding protein, whose product MFKFLKTWYMVLYLVLQALSTALEVGVSYVMMLAIDYATNGTIEKLHLYLIGTIAYLVISFLVNIVTTRVREKAGAQAVFSLREALMKKILTMSTSEYASRNSGSYVAFFTKNVEKLEESYFWTIFRIYPSFLQLIVSVIWLSIMDWRLSLFVLFTGLIQLIVPKFTVKPVAEAERNYIEKSENYTISLKEIFSAFDLIKSYNLQEKIEILHRNANTGYKKASFKDMCMNGFMGSLGDLLSNITYIGVFFLGAVLVLLGFFKISVIIAASQLVVFIVYPLSNLTHYITSLLASKAVIKELDEILNLQENDSSLKDLEAKTFFEDSISFENMSFCYPQDGEDDDENRSAFPALKNINLTIKKGEKVLIVGESGSGKSTLLSLLYKKFTGYEGLIKIDGTDIRKIPDAAYFKLVSVVHQSPFIFDDTIKNNIALYNEDISDERIKEACKKAGLQRFIDGLPLGLETRIGEGASKISGGEKQRIAIARALVKDSPILLMDEATSALDKETGTEIENTVLSQKDLTCIIISHHVSEGLRARADKIITVKEGSADI is encoded by the coding sequence GTGTTCAAATTTTTAAAGACATGGTATATGGTTTTATACCTTGTCTTGCAGGCCCTTTCCACTGCGTTGGAAGTAGGAGTTTCGTATGTGATGATGCTGGCAATAGACTATGCAACAAACGGAACTATCGAAAAGCTGCACTTGTACCTCATTGGTACCATAGCCTATCTTGTTATCTCCTTTTTGGTCAATATTGTGACTACAAGGGTGCGTGAAAAAGCAGGTGCACAAGCGGTTTTTTCATTGAGGGAAGCCTTGATGAAAAAAATATTAACTATGAGCACTAGCGAGTACGCCTCGCGCAATTCGGGAAGCTATGTTGCCTTTTTTACAAAGAATGTTGAAAAACTGGAAGAGTCTTACTTTTGGACAATCTTCCGAATTTATCCTTCATTTTTACAGCTGATAGTTTCGGTTATTTGGCTTTCGATTATGGATTGGAGGCTTTCCCTCTTTGTGCTTTTTACCGGCCTTATCCAGCTCATTGTACCCAAATTTACGGTGAAGCCCGTAGCTGAAGCCGAAAGAAACTATATCGAAAAAAGCGAAAACTACACTATCAGTCTAAAAGAAATATTTTCCGCCTTTGATTTGATTAAGTCCTATAACCTTCAGGAAAAAATCGAGATTCTTCACCGCAATGCGAACACAGGTTATAAAAAAGCTTCTTTTAAAGACATGTGCATGAACGGCTTTATGGGAAGCCTCGGAGATTTGCTTTCCAACATAACCTACATAGGAGTTTTCTTTTTAGGTGCCGTTTTGGTTCTTCTGGGCTTTTTTAAAATCTCGGTAATCATAGCCGCAAGCCAGCTTGTTGTTTTTATCGTTTACCCTTTGAGTAACCTGACACACTACATAACTTCGCTTTTAGCTTCAAAAGCGGTAATAAAAGAGTTGGATGAAATTTTAAACTTGCAAGAAAACGACAGCTCTTTAAAAGACTTGGAAGCAAAAACTTTCTTTGAAGACTCGATAAGTTTTGAAAATATGAGTTTTTGCTATCCTCAAGATGGTGAAGATGATGATGAAAATCGGAGTGCTTTTCCTGCCTTAAAAAATATAAATCTCACGATAAAAAAAGGCGAAAAGGTTTTAATTGTCGGGGAAAGCGGTTCGGGAAAATCCACCCTTTTAAGCCTTTTATATAAAAAATTTACCGGCTATGAGGGGCTTATAAAAATAGACGGAACGGATATCCGCAAGATTCCCGATGCCGCATACTTTAAGCTTGTGTCGGTAGTGCATCAGTCTCCCTTTATCTTTGACGACACAATCAAAAATAATATTGCTCTTTATAATGAAGATATAAGCGATGAAAGGATAAAAGAAGCCTGTAAAAAGGCCGGCTTACAAAGGTTTATCGATGGCCTTCCTCTCGGACTTGAAACAAGGATAGGGGAAGGAGCCTCTAAAATTTCAGGCGGAGAAAAACAGCGCATAGCCATTGCGAGGGCCTTGGTAAAGGATTCCCCAATTCTTTTGATGGATGAAGCTACCTCTGCCTTAGATAAGGAAACTGGTACCGAAATAGAAAATACCGTTCTCTCTCAAAAAGATTTAACCTGCATAATAATTTCGCACCATGTAAGCGAAGGCTTGCGGGCTAGGGCAGACAAGATTATTACCGTAAAAGAAGGATCAGCCGATATTTAG
- a CDS encoding sigma 54-interacting transcriptional regulator: protein MRKCVYAAYSEEDGCNFVEQFKGLWDVYLTLDNSKIIDILTDKSCDFVILDAESGGFFLPDVVDLIKRSFPHLHIFIIIHCKQDERHYNLLDYNVSAVFELPRDLKDVYEKIETFFTEGVCRSTVFNYTKNDENVEILKDKILGISNSAFELRAFILRAADSSLPVLLSGETGCGKSLAANLIHKLSKIKAKKFTSINVSCVPESLAESFFFGTEKGSFTGAVKKEGAFYEAEGGTIFLDEMETLSPDIQAKLLHVLESGLIRPVGSTESKKVNFRLIAAANENLKQMVKEKKFRQDLYYRLDVLHHEIPPLRSRKEDIKYIVQRYLIDIGRNISDAAQKKLSSYNWPGNIRELRNCLDRACSLASSGEEIDAYHIEF from the coding sequence ATGAGAAAGTGTGTTTATGCGGCTTATTCGGAGGAAGACGGCTGCAACTTTGTCGAACAATTTAAGGGTTTGTGGGATGTGTATTTAACTCTTGACAATAGTAAAATAATAGATATCTTAACAGATAAGTCTTGTGATTTTGTAATTTTAGATGCCGAGTCGGGAGGCTTTTTTTTGCCTGATGTAGTGGATTTAATAAAAAGAAGTTTCCCCCATCTGCATATTTTTATCATTATACATTGTAAACAAGATGAAAGGCATTATAACTTGCTGGATTATAATGTATCCGCAGTCTTTGAGCTTCCCAGAGATTTAAAAGATGTTTACGAAAAAATTGAAACCTTTTTTACTGAAGGAGTCTGCCGCAGCACTGTATTTAATTATACAAAAAACGATGAAAATGTTGAAATACTAAAAGATAAAATATTGGGTATCAGTAATTCCGCTTTTGAGTTGAGGGCTTTTATACTTAGGGCCGCTGATTCAAGCCTGCCCGTGCTTCTATCCGGAGAGACAGGCTGCGGAAAAAGTTTAGCTGCAAATTTAATTCATAAACTGTCTAAAATAAAAGCAAAAAAATTTACTTCCATCAATGTAAGTTGTGTTCCTGAATCTCTTGCGGAGTCATTTTTTTTCGGTACGGAAAAAGGGAGCTTTACAGGAGCGGTTAAAAAAGAAGGTGCGTTTTATGAAGCTGAAGGCGGTACGATTTTTTTAGATGAAATGGAAACTCTTTCACCGGATATTCAAGCAAAACTTCTGCATGTTCTTGAATCGGGTCTTATTCGTCCGGTAGGTTCTACCGAGTCAAAGAAGGTTAATTTCCGTTTAATAGCAGCTGCAAATGAAAATTTAAAGCAAATGGTTAAAGAGAAAAAATTCCGTCAAGATTTATATTACCGTTTGGATGTTTTACATCACGAAATTCCGCCGCTTAGAAGCCGAAAAGAAGATATAAAATATATTGTACAAAGATATCTTATAGACATAGGCCGAAATATAAGCGATGCCGCTCAAAAAAAGCTTAGCTCTTACAATTGGCCGGGGAATATACGAGAGCTTCGTAACTGTTTGGACAGAGCTTGCTCTTTAGCCTCAAGCGGAGAAGAAATAGATGCTTATCATATAGAATTTTAA
- a CDS encoding tetratricopeptide repeat protein, with product MALSVVEQGKKLLAKKKYNEVISLLEPHVLEYRDSFAFHFYLGLSFLNAGDIQGAMDYFSRARQIKPSDPDLLSTYAAMALRRSLTTEAVEYYLQALEHNPNCKLAKRGLDLIRKNNSPEQIGDLVQSGKIKSLYPVPGSEEKKGRIIAITLVFAISIISFIFIVPYINHTRRFNDNERADMDEFKLDSNERKHAVDMEGTYFYILTQNQILKSYSEAQTYFKAHRDNAAQVEINRLISSNASFSIKQKARLLMDYFEEPGFDNIKDVYPYSQVKQEPILYIDCWVVWKGMPTNIQTGNYSTAFNLLVGYDTKQILEGVVPVFCQFVSKIDPDRPISVLGQITIKDGTICLKGKGIHQSQKPAEND from the coding sequence ATGGCTCTATCTGTTGTAGAACAAGGTAAAAAACTCTTAGCTAAAAAAAAATATAATGAAGTTATCTCTTTATTAGAACCTCATGTGCTTGAATATAGGGATTCCTTTGCTTTTCATTTTTATTTAGGACTCTCTTTTTTAAATGCCGGAGATATACAGGGTGCCATGGATTATTTTTCAAGAGCAAGACAAATAAAACCTTCAGATCCAGACTTACTTTCAACCTATGCTGCCATGGCCTTGAGGCGTTCCCTAACAACAGAAGCTGTAGAATATTATTTGCAAGCCCTTGAACATAACCCTAATTGTAAACTTGCAAAAAGGGGCTTGGATCTTATACGCAAAAATAATTCTCCCGAACAGATAGGAGATCTGGTTCAGTCAGGAAAAATAAAATCTTTATACCCAGTCCCGGGAAGTGAAGAAAAAAAAGGCCGAATAATTGCTATAACTCTAGTCTTTGCTATCTCTATTATATCTTTTATTTTTATTGTTCCTTACATAAACCACACACGCCGATTCAATGATAATGAACGGGCCGATATGGACGAATTTAAATTGGACAGTAATGAAAGAAAACATGCCGTGGATATGGAAGGCACATATTTTTATATTTTGACTCAAAACCAAATATTAAAGTCTTATTCAGAAGCGCAAACATATTTTAAGGCTCACAGGGATAATGCAGCTCAAGTTGAGATAAACCGCCTTATTTCATCCAACGCTTCTTTTTCGATAAAACAAAAGGCCAGACTTTTGATGGATTATTTTGAAGAACCGGGTTTTGACAATATAAAAGACGTATACCCTTATAGTCAAGTAAAACAAGAACCTATTCTCTATATCGATTGCTGGGTTGTATGGAAGGGTATGCCGACAAACATCCAAACAGGAAATTACAGTACGGCATTTAACTTATTAGTGGGCTATGACACAAAACAAATATTAGAAGGTGTTGTCCCCGTATTCTGTCAATTTGTTTCAAAAATAGATCCGGATAGACCTATAAGTGTCTTGGGGCAAATAACTATAAAAGACGGAACCATTTGCTTAAAAGGAAAGGGCATCCACCAAAGCCAAAAACCGGCAGAAAACGATTAA
- a CDS encoding tetratricopeptide repeat protein, with the protein MKKFLYLFFLLFTLNAFTQTYTDYVSSGLDAYARSDWPSAVLAFQKAIETSKNSLDEPLYWLIMTNASARNYSAALKDAEDFLRRFTNSSKTAEVIYQQGRICCLSSKYEQSINILYGFLRKYPNHRQTASAYYWIGENLYMVGRLKDARSIFSRVIIDYPSSAKVEPARYKIALIDQTSTQDELLKLLKISHEELLKLAEESEKIKKTYEQTIAAYQKQSMDGGGDIRIAELAEQLKMERKKNEELYDKTVMLELKNQELLAILAQDNSKYTSEITDDKESSAENSSDNEKRKAAIEALIKKAKLLQDMYNKLLEENN; encoded by the coding sequence ATGAAAAAATTTCTTTATTTGTTTTTTTTACTTTTTACCTTAAATGCTTTTACACAAACCTATACGGACTATGTTTCATCGGGATTAGACGCATATGCCCGATCGGACTGGCCTTCTGCAGTCCTAGCATTTCAAAAAGCAATAGAAACCTCAAAAAATTCTTTAGATGAGCCGCTTTATTGGCTTATCATGACAAATGCTTCTGCGCGGAATTATTCCGCGGCTTTAAAAGATGCCGAGGATTTTTTACGCCGTTTTACGAACAGCTCAAAAACCGCTGAAGTTATTTACCAACAAGGACGGATATGCTGCCTCTCGTCAAAATATGAGCAATCCATAAATATTTTATACGGCTTTTTAAGAAAATATCCTAACCATAGACAAACTGCATCTGCATATTATTGGATAGGAGAAAACTTATACATGGTAGGAAGGCTAAAAGATGCAAGAAGTATTTTTTCAAGGGTTATAATCGACTATCCTTCTTCTGCAAAGGTTGAACCTGCCCGCTATAAAATAGCCCTAATAGATCAAACTTCTACACAAGATGAACTTTTAAAACTATTAAAAATAAGCCATGAAGAATTATTAAAACTGGCTGAAGAGTCTGAAAAAATTAAAAAGACTTATGAGCAGACTATAGCCGCATATCAAAAACAATCAATGGATGGCGGAGGAGATATAAGAATTGCAGAACTTGCAGAGCAGCTCAAGATGGAAAGAAAGAAAAATGAAGAACTGTATGATAAAACCGTCATGCTTGAATTAAAAAATCAAGAGCTTCTGGCAATTCTAGCCCAAGATAACTCCAAATATACTTCGGAAATAACCGATGATAAAGAAAGCTCTGCAGAAAATTCTTCAGATAATGAAAAACGCAAGGCTGCGATTGAAGCCTTAATAAAAAAAGCAAAGCTTTTACAGGATATGTATAATAAACTTTTGGAGGAAAACAACTGA
- the rpe gene encoding ribulose-phosphate 3-epimerase, with the protein MDKCFKLSPSLLSADFSKLGEELTYIEKNGGDWVHIDVMDGHFVPNLTFGAPVIKSIRKSSNLIFDVHLMVSEPQNFVADFAEAGADYFTFHTEACVHADRLIADIRSHGMKAGISIVPTTPVGMITEIAPLVDLILVMSVNPGFGGQKLLPYCLEKVKDLKTLREKKSWKYLISVDGGIDSKNIKQVLDSGADVIVSGSAFFSGDLRI; encoded by the coding sequence ATGGATAAGTGTTTTAAATTAAGCCCTTCACTTTTGAGTGCAGACTTTTCAAAGCTCGGTGAAGAGTTGACATATATAGAAAAAAACGGCGGAGACTGGGTTCATATAGATGTCATGGATGGGCATTTTGTACCCAATCTGACTTTTGGAGCGCCGGTAATAAAATCTATACGCAAAAGCTCCAACCTTATTTTTGATGTACATCTAATGGTAAGTGAGCCGCAAAATTTTGTGGCCGATTTTGCAGAGGCGGGAGCCGATTATTTTACATTTCACACAGAAGCCTGCGTCCATGCTGACAGGCTTATAGCAGACATTCGGTCTCATGGAATGAAAGCCGGTATAAGTATTGTACCTACAACGCCTGTCGGAATGATTACGGAAATAGCCCCATTGGTTGACCTAATTTTGGTTATGAGTGTTAATCCGGGCTTCGGCGGGCAAAAACTGCTTCCATATTGCCTAGAAAAGGTAAAAGACTTAAAAACATTACGCGAAAAAAAAAGCTGGAAGTATTTGATTTCAGTCGACGGCGGAATTGATTCAAAGAACATAAAACAGGTTTTGGATTCGGGAGCCGATGTAATAGTTTCAGGCTCTGCATTTTTTTCAGGAGATTTACGGATATGA
- the tmk gene encoding dTMP kinase — protein sequence MIGIMILPNFIVFEGIDGSGTTSQIRLLKERFEAEKKENPAFFTQEPTTSPIGSLIRSALQGSFKLAPETMTRLFAADRCEHIYGIKGILEQLQDGRVVISDRYIFSSLAYQSAAGAADLAIHQNSSFPLPEFLFFFDLPVDISMSRVMERSNLLEIYEEKSFQYKVQREYKKIIDEYRIKEPEMNIISINAVDQIEEIHEKLWSIIKDLPKI from the coding sequence ATGATAGGTATCATGATATTACCCAACTTTATTGTATTTGAAGGGATAGACGGCTCAGGCACAACAAGCCAGATAAGGCTTTTAAAAGAAAGGTTTGAGGCCGAAAAAAAGGAAAATCCTGCCTTTTTTACCCAAGAACCGACAACGAGCCCTATAGGCTCTTTAATCAGATCTGCCCTTCAAGGCTCCTTTAAGCTTGCTCCGGAAACCATGACCCGTTTATTTGCTGCCGACCGATGTGAGCATATTTACGGAATTAAGGGCATACTTGAACAATTACAAGACGGAAGGGTTGTCATATCGGATAGATATATTTTTTCAAGTCTTGCATACCAAAGTGCTGCAGGAGCGGCAGACCTTGCAATACATCAAAACTCAAGCTTCCCTCTGCCTGAGTTTTTATTCTTTTTTGATTTACCGGTAGATATTTCGATGAGCAGGGTAATGGAAAGAAGTAATTTGCTTGAAATATATGAAGAAAAGAGCTTTCAGTATAAAGTACAAAGAGAATACAAAAAAATAATAGATGAATACCGTATAAAAGAACCTGAAATGAATATAATAAGCATAAACGCCGTAGATCAAATTGAAGAAATTCACGAAAAATTATGGAGTATTATAAAAGATTTGCCGAAAATATAA